The following are encoded in a window of Streptomyces sp. 11x1 genomic DNA:
- a CDS encoding DUF4190 domain-containing protein, producing the protein MSADEAPIPETPAAPQPAPWASPQGDTALPPTVVDGTTLPTVTDDAAPLTVVDGATLPTVTDDAAPPTVVDGATLPTVTEDAVPTPTVALDKPSTPTGSTGSAHSTNSADAAGSAETAAPVPPAWSAPGASTAPAPQAPYDPWAAPADTPAQGNPAASPTPPSPPAPSPHDQMTVLSAPGAFAPPGDRQPTPTPAPAPNPFAPPAPGATEAHQPHPAPHTSYPTPMASAPYGAPGAAVPPPPIGPEGPGQVPYGYPQYPGYPGAQAHHGAGYPGPGAGYAWPVLTPPPSNGIGIAAMVLGICAAVLFCLWPFAILLGIMAMIFGFVGRAKARRGEATNPGHALAGIICGAAGILLGIGFIVLIVLASENDGYDSDTDPFDDSYSTSLSLVLPVREGGV; encoded by the coding sequence ATGTCAGCCGACGAGGCACCGATTCCGGAAACACCGGCCGCTCCACAGCCGGCCCCGTGGGCGTCCCCACAGGGCGACACCGCGCTACCGCCGACGGTGGTCGACGGCACCACGCTGCCGACGGTGACCGACGACGCCGCCCCGCTGACCGTGGTGGACGGCGCGACGCTGCCGACGGTGACCGACGACGCCGCCCCGCCGACCGTGGTGGACGGCGCCACGCTCCCCACGGTGACGGAGGACGCGGTACCGACTCCGACGGTCGCCCTCGACAAGCCGAGCACGCCGACGGGGTCCACCGGCTCCGCCCACTCCACCAACTCCGCCGACGCAGCGGGCTCCGCCGAGACCGCGGCCCCGGTTCCGCCCGCGTGGTCGGCTCCGGGCGCGTCCACCGCACCCGCGCCTCAGGCTCCGTACGATCCCTGGGCCGCGCCGGCCGACACCCCGGCGCAGGGCAACCCTGCCGCCTCTCCTACCCCTCCCTCCCCTCCCGCGCCCTCGCCGCACGACCAGATGACGGTGCTGTCCGCTCCCGGCGCGTTCGCACCCCCGGGTGACCGGCAGCCGACGCCAACGCCCGCCCCGGCCCCCAATCCCTTCGCCCCGCCCGCGCCCGGCGCGACCGAGGCACATCAACCACACCCCGCGCCCCACACGTCCTACCCGACGCCCATGGCCTCCGCGCCCTACGGCGCCCCCGGCGCCGCCGTACCTCCCCCGCCCATCGGCCCCGAAGGGCCGGGACAGGTTCCGTACGGATACCCCCAGTACCCGGGGTATCCGGGTGCGCAGGCCCATCACGGCGCCGGTTACCCCGGCCCGGGAGCGGGCTACGCCTGGCCCGTCCTGACGCCGCCGCCGAGCAACGGGATCGGGATCGCGGCCATGGTGCTCGGCATCTGCGCCGCCGTGCTGTTCTGTCTGTGGCCGTTCGCGATCCTGCTCGGGATCATGGCCATGATCTTCGGCTTCGTCGGCCGGGCCAAGGCACGCCGGGGCGAGGCGACGAACCCGGGGCACGCCCTGGCCGGGATCATCTGCGGAGCCGCCGGCATCCTGCTCGGCATCGGCTTCATCGTCCTCATCGTCCTGGCGTCGGAGAACGACGGCTACGACTCCGACACCGACCCCTTCGACGACAGCTACTCGACGTCGCTGTCCCTGGTGCTGCCGGTGAGGGAAGGCGGCGTGTAG
- a CDS encoding adenosine deaminase, giving the protein MPLSPAVADTAAVPGARDLHAFIAGLPKAELHVHHVGSASPRIVSELAARHPDSQVPTDPEALADYFSFTDFAHFIQVYLSVVDLVRTPEDVRLLTFEVARDLARQQVRYAELTITPYSSTRRGIEERAFMDAIEDARKAAEAEFGTVLRWCFDIPGEAGPIAAEETTRLATDDRLRPEGLVSFGLGGPEIGVPRPQFKPHFDRAIAAGLHSVPHAGETTGPETIWDALNELRAERIGHGTSAARDPKLLAHLAERRIALEVCPTSNIATRAVRTLEEHPIKEFVEAGVLVTVNSDDPPMFGTDLNTEYAVAARLLDLDEQGVAALAKNAVEASFLDEPGKARVTAEIDTYTSAWLTP; this is encoded by the coding sequence GTGCCCCTGAGCCCCGCCGTCGCCGACACCGCCGCCGTCCCCGGCGCCCGCGACCTGCACGCCTTCATCGCCGGTCTGCCGAAGGCCGAACTGCATGTGCACCACGTCGGCTCCGCCTCCCCCCGCATCGTCTCGGAACTGGCCGCCCGCCACCCCGACTCCCAAGTGCCCACGGACCCCGAGGCCCTCGCGGACTACTTCTCCTTCACTGACTTCGCCCACTTCATCCAGGTCTACCTGTCCGTCGTCGACCTCGTCCGCACCCCGGAGGACGTCCGTCTGCTGACGTTCGAGGTGGCCCGGGACCTCGCCCGGCAGCAGGTGCGGTACGCCGAGCTGACCATCACCCCGTACTCCTCCACCCGTCGCGGGATCGAGGAGCGGGCGTTCATGGACGCGATCGAGGACGCCCGGAAGGCGGCGGAGGCCGAGTTCGGGACCGTCCTGCGGTGGTGCTTCGACATTCCCGGCGAGGCGGGGCCAATCGCAGCCGAGGAGACCACGCGGCTCGCCACCGACGACCGGCTGCGCCCCGAGGGGCTGGTGTCGTTCGGCCTCGGCGGACCCGAGATCGGCGTGCCGAGGCCGCAGTTCAAGCCGCACTTCGACCGGGCGATCGCGGCCGGGCTGCACTCCGTGCCGCACGCCGGCGAGACCACGGGACCCGAGACGATCTGGGACGCGCTGAACGAACTGCGCGCGGAGCGCATCGGCCACGGCACCAGCGCGGCCCGCGACCCGAAGCTGCTGGCCCATCTCGCCGAGCGGCGGATCGCCCTGGAGGTCTGCCCGACCTCGAACATAGCGACCCGAGCGGTCCGGACCCTCGAGGAGCACCCCATCAAGGAGTTCGTGGAGGCCGGTGTGCTGGTCACCGTCAACTCCGACGACCCGCCGATGTTCGGCACCGACCTGAACACCGAGTACGCGGTGGCCGCACGCCTCCTCGACCTCGACGAGCAGGGGGTGGCCGCGCTCGCGAAGAACGCGGTGGAGGCGTCCTTCCTCGACGAGCCCGGCAAGGCCCGGGTGACCGCCGAGATCGACACCTACACGTCGGCCTGGCTGACCCCCTGA
- a CDS encoding glycerophosphodiester phosphodiesterase → MRTVTAVAHRGAPYRHRENTLDSLRAGLELGADVVEFDVRTTRDGVPVLLHDSTLNRLWEVDRPLAALSAAELRGLTADGVPTLADALLATEGSRVMVDLPGAVNPRAVRQILGVVRECDAEARVYYSADPQTVLAVRAAAPAAELALTWKTSAPPRPALLDAIRPRWLNYRFGLLTRPLADRVHRDGYLLSAWTPDTRRSMRRLLSWGVDSITTNRVDALCTLRASGEGYTSDR, encoded by the coding sequence ATGCGCACCGTGACAGCCGTCGCCCATCGCGGCGCCCCCTACCGCCACCGCGAGAACACGCTCGACTCCCTGCGGGCCGGGCTCGAACTGGGCGCGGACGTCGTCGAGTTCGATGTACGGACGACCCGTGACGGGGTGCCGGTCCTGCTCCACGACTCGACGCTGAACCGCCTGTGGGAGGTGGACCGGCCGCTGGCCGCGCTGTCCGCCGCCGAGCTGCGCGGGCTGACGGCCGACGGGGTGCCGACACTCGCCGACGCGCTGCTCGCCACCGAGGGCAGCCGCGTCATGGTGGATCTGCCGGGTGCGGTGAACCCGCGGGCGGTGCGACAGATCCTCGGCGTCGTGCGGGAGTGCGACGCCGAGGCCCGTGTCTACTACAGCGCCGACCCGCAGACCGTGCTCGCGGTCCGCGCCGCCGCTCCCGCGGCCGAGCTGGCCCTGACCTGGAAGACCTCCGCCCCGCCGCGTCCCGCCCTGCTCGACGCCATCCGTCCGCGCTGGCTGAACTACCGCTTCGGCCTCCTCACCCGCCCCCTGGCGGACCGTGTCCACCGGGACGGCTATCTCCTCTCCGCCTGGACCCCGGACACCCGACGCTCCATGCGCCGTCTGCTGTCCTGGGGTGTCGACTCGATCACCACCAACCGCGTCGACGCCCTGTGCACCCTCAGAGCCAGCGGTGAGGGCTACACCTCGGACCGCTGA
- a CDS encoding sigma-70 family RNA polymerase sigma factor — translation MEGRQWRSTIAAAQAGDRRALDELVEGWLPLVYNIVGRALNGHADVDDVVQETMLRAVDNLDTLRDPDSFRSWLVAIAMRQIRDRARRRTADHLDDHDAHGAADFAELTVLRLQLEGQRKEVAEAVRWLDGEDRQLLSLWWLEVAGELTRRELAAAVGVSRQHAAVRVQRMKARLETARGIVRALDASCSDLGRVTAHWSGQPDSVWRKRIARHIRGCARCDGHGRPDEVVPAERLLVGLALVPVPVGFTLSLAFGGKTAVAATTATASVSWSAKVIGALTKPAVAVTASATMVAGGAYVVTQPPGDGPTQAAPTALSTARGPAPPEPRIPSRSASPSSSPSPSASPSPKKEKEKEPKTLYGTVVDVADRAPDPDTPPAALPRRPESGITSSGGPRTAMNHRGDNVTFTGRGYVLVRWQILPQYRPGGLVMPAWTGLEGKLFHVASGGGLRMDDPTSADGRTSSMGGPDTGYTVLPEGTQQMWQNEYFYLDGTVTLTQNERGADYNITVAPSTWDAVTEDITIGPDRGAIRFGLVRDDGKDSAPVPQYVTRERPADAATVPQRSEV, via the coding sequence GTGGAGGGGCGGCAGTGGCGGTCCACCATCGCGGCCGCGCAGGCGGGGGACCGGCGCGCCCTCGACGAGCTGGTCGAGGGCTGGTTGCCGCTCGTCTACAACATCGTCGGTCGAGCCCTCAACGGCCATGCCGACGTCGACGACGTCGTGCAGGAGACCATGCTGCGCGCCGTCGACAACCTCGACACGCTGCGCGATCCGGACAGCTTCCGTTCCTGGCTGGTCGCGATCGCGATGCGACAGATACGGGACCGGGCACGCCGCCGCACCGCCGACCACCTGGACGACCACGACGCCCACGGCGCCGCCGACTTCGCCGAACTGACCGTGCTGCGACTGCAGCTGGAAGGGCAACGCAAGGAGGTCGCGGAAGCGGTCCGCTGGCTCGACGGCGAGGACCGGCAACTGCTGTCGCTGTGGTGGCTGGAGGTCGCGGGCGAACTCACCCGGCGCGAACTCGCCGCCGCCGTCGGTGTCAGCCGGCAGCACGCCGCCGTCCGCGTCCAGCGGATGAAGGCCCGGCTGGAGACGGCGCGCGGCATCGTCCGTGCCCTCGACGCCTCCTGCTCCGACCTGGGCCGGGTCACCGCACACTGGAGCGGGCAGCCCGATTCGGTGTGGCGCAAACGCATCGCCCGGCACATCCGTGGCTGCGCCCGCTGCGACGGCCACGGCCGCCCCGATGAGGTCGTCCCCGCCGAACGGCTCCTCGTCGGGCTCGCCCTGGTCCCCGTCCCCGTGGGTTTCACCCTGTCCCTGGCGTTCGGCGGCAAGACGGCCGTGGCGGCGACGACCGCGACCGCCTCCGTGAGCTGGTCCGCCAAGGTGATCGGTGCCCTCACCAAGCCCGCCGTCGCGGTGACGGCGAGCGCGACGATGGTCGCCGGGGGCGCGTACGTGGTGACGCAACCCCCCGGGGACGGGCCCACGCAGGCCGCGCCGACCGCGCTGAGCACGGCCCGGGGACCCGCGCCCCCGGAACCCCGCATCCCGTCGCGCTCCGCGTCGCCGTCGTCCTCACCGTCCCCCTCGGCTTCCCCGTCGCCGAAGAAGGAGAAGGAGAAGGAGCCGAAGACCCTGTACGGCACGGTCGTCGACGTGGCGGACCGGGCGCCGGACCCGGACACCCCGCCCGCCGCCCTCCCGCGCCGGCCCGAGTCCGGCATCACCAGCAGCGGTGGCCCGCGGACCGCGATGAACCACCGGGGCGACAACGTGACGTTCACGGGCCGGGGGTACGTCCTGGTCCGCTGGCAGATCTTGCCCCAGTACCGGCCGGGCGGACTGGTCATGCCGGCCTGGACCGGTCTGGAGGGCAAGCTCTTCCACGTCGCCTCGGGCGGCGGCCTCCGCATGGACGACCCGACCTCCGCCGACGGCAGGACCTCGAGCATGGGCGGCCCCGACACCGGCTACACCGTCCTGCCCGAGGGCACCCAGCAGATGTGGCAGAACGAGTACTTCTACCTCGACGGCACGGTCACGCTCACCCAGAACGAACGCGGTGCCGACTACAACATCACCGTCGCCCCCTCCACCTGGGACGCCGTGACCGAGGACATCACCATCGGCCCCGACCGGGGGGCCATCCGCTTCGGCCTCGTCCGCGACGACGGCAAGGACTCGGCGCCGGTGCCGCAGTACGTCACACGGGAGAGGCCGGCGGACGCGGCGACCGTGCCTCAGCGGTCCGAGGTGTAG
- a CDS encoding YceI family protein: MNLFTRAASLRRPAAPTASRLPHESGAFAPDGTSDPALTMLTGEWMIDAAHSRIGFSVRHALVTTVRGAFTEYQSRLYFDGRDPSRSRAEIVLSTTSVDTGVEQRDAHLMGRDFLDAATYPRMRFVSTAVRLVGNDVYRMAGELTIKSTTRPVDLELTYIGHVMDPFGYERVGFDGTTTINRSEWGLTYNQRLAEGGAMVSEKVRLQFDIAAIRSAPGG; this comes from the coding sequence ATGAACCTGTTCACCCGTGCTGCGTCCCTGCGCCGCCCGGCAGCCCCCACAGCCTCGCGACTCCCCCACGAGTCCGGGGCATTCGCTCCCGACGGCACGTCCGACCCCGCCCTCACGATGCTGACCGGCGAATGGATGATCGACGCGGCGCACAGCCGTATCGGTTTCTCCGTCCGGCATGCCCTGGTCACGACCGTGCGAGGCGCGTTCACCGAGTATCAGAGTCGACTCTATTTCGACGGCCGTGATCCTTCGCGTTCGCGGGCCGAGATAGTGCTGTCCACCACGTCGGTCGACACCGGGGTGGAACAACGTGATGCCCATTTGATGGGTCGCGATTTCCTGGATGCCGCGACCTATCCACGTATGCGCTTCGTCAGTACGGCGGTGCGTCTCGTGGGCAACGATGTCTACCGCATGGCCGGTGAACTCACGATCAAGAGCACCACTCGTCCCGTCGATCTGGAACTCACCTACATAGGCCACGTCATGGACCCGTTCGGATACGAGCGGGTCGGTTTCGACGGGACCACCACCATCAATCGCTCCGAATGGGGCCTCACCTACAACCAACGGCTCGCGGAGGGCGGCGCCATGGTGAGCGAGAAGGTGCGCCTGCAGTTCGACATCGCCGCGATCCGCTCGGCCCCCGGCGGCTGA
- a CDS encoding MBL fold metallo-hydrolase, with translation MRLTDHVTLVASGAYGFDLSDALDCHVYLVRGARHSVLVDAGAGRSAEAIVRAVRATGADPGHLLLTHGHADHAGGAAALAERLPGLRVLAGAEATGWIATGDEAGVSLDRGKASGYYPADYTFAPCPRVEALADGVEIDLGGGVVLRAVATPGHADGHLCYHLRTPDHQALFSGDCVFTGGRVSLQNLHDCRVPEYAASLTRLAALDVDALLPGHHEISLARAGRHLAAARDTLARGLLPKSTT, from the coding sequence ATGCGGCTGACCGACCATGTCACGCTCGTCGCCAGCGGAGCGTACGGATTCGATCTGAGCGACGCGTTGGACTGCCACGTCTATCTGGTGAGGGGCGCCCGGCACAGTGTGCTCGTGGACGCCGGAGCGGGGCGGTCCGCCGAGGCGATCGTGCGCGCGGTGCGTGCAACCGGCGCCGACCCCGGTCATCTCCTTCTCACCCACGGCCACGCCGACCACGCGGGCGGAGCCGCCGCGCTCGCCGAACGGCTGCCCGGACTGCGCGTGCTGGCCGGCGCCGAAGCCACGGGCTGGATCGCGACAGGCGACGAAGCGGGCGTCAGCCTGGACCGCGGAAAGGCCTCCGGGTACTACCCGGCCGACTACACCTTCGCCCCCTGCCCCCGGGTCGAGGCGCTGGCAGACGGCGTGGAGATCGACCTCGGTGGCGGCGTGGTCCTGCGGGCCGTCGCTACGCCCGGGCACGCGGACGGCCACCTCTGCTACCACCTGCGCACCCCCGACCACCAGGCACTCTTCTCCGGGGACTGTGTCTTCACAGGGGGACGCGTCTCCCTGCAGAACCTGCACGACTGCCGGGTCCCCGAGTACGCCGCCAGTCTGACCCGGCTGGCCGCGCTGGACGTGGACGCGCTGTTGCCCGGCCATCACGAGATCTCGCTCGCGCGGGCCGGACGGCACCTGGCGGCGGCCCGTGACACCCTCGCCCGTGGACTGCTGCCGAAGAGCACCACATGA
- a CDS encoding spermidine/putrescine ABC transporter substrate-binding protein — protein MFTRRSLLGVGAAFGALAGCGVPAAYVAPGDRAGVDLSARDKRLSWSNWPLYIDTDDEDDTQRPTLEAFEERTGIAVDYVEEINDNDEFFGKIGPALMNHQQTGRDLVVVSDWMCARFVRLGWVQEMDRARQPNVGRHLDPQLRSPAFDPGRACTVPWQSGITGIAYNRRKVGREIRRVADLWADDLKGRVTLLSGLDEAFALLMQANGVDVTRWTADDFHTVCDQVASRVRAGHIRRFTGNDYIKDLSSGDVLACQAYSGDVIQLQADDPDIRFVVPEEGAELWSESLMIPNLARHKASAERLVDHYYDPEVAAELAAWVNYVCPVPAARDVLASAKDRETAALAEDPLIFPDDAMRARLAVARDITSGERHEFARRWNGIVGL, from the coding sequence ATGTTCACGCGTCGCTCCCTGCTGGGTGTGGGGGCGGCTTTCGGCGCACTCGCCGGGTGCGGTGTGCCCGCCGCCTACGTGGCGCCCGGTGACCGGGCCGGGGTCGACCTCTCGGCCCGGGACAAGCGGCTGAGCTGGTCGAACTGGCCGCTCTACATCGACACGGACGACGAGGACGACACACAGCGGCCGACGCTGGAGGCGTTCGAGGAGCGCACCGGGATCGCCGTCGACTACGTCGAGGAGATCAACGACAACGACGAGTTCTTCGGCAAGATCGGCCCGGCTCTGATGAACCATCAGCAGACCGGCCGTGACCTCGTCGTCGTCAGTGACTGGATGTGCGCCCGGTTCGTACGGCTCGGCTGGGTGCAGGAGATGGACCGGGCCCGGCAGCCCAACGTCGGCCGCCATCTCGATCCGCAGCTCAGGTCGCCCGCCTTCGATCCGGGCCGGGCCTGCACGGTGCCGTGGCAGTCGGGGATCACCGGTATCGCGTACAACCGGCGGAAGGTGGGTCGCGAGATACGCCGGGTCGCCGACCTGTGGGCGGACGACCTCAAGGGGCGGGTCACCCTGCTCTCCGGTCTGGACGAGGCGTTCGCGTTGCTGATGCAGGCCAACGGGGTCGATGTGACCCGCTGGACGGCGGACGACTTCCACACCGTCTGCGACCAGGTCGCCTCCCGCGTCCGCGCCGGCCACATCCGCCGCTTCACGGGCAACGACTACATCAAGGACCTCTCCAGCGGAGACGTCCTCGCCTGCCAGGCCTACTCGGGGGACGTGATCCAACTCCAGGCCGACGACCCGGACATCCGGTTCGTCGTGCCCGAGGAGGGCGCCGAACTCTGGTCCGAGTCCCTGATGATCCCCAACCTCGCACGCCACAAGGCGAGCGCCGAGCGCCTCGTCGACCACTACTACGACCCCGAGGTGGCCGCCGAGCTCGCCGCCTGGGTCAACTACGTGTGCCCCGTCCCGGCGGCCCGCGACGTCCTGGCCTCGGCCAAGGACCGGGAGACCGCCGCCCTCGCCGAGGACCCCCTGATCTTCCCCGACGACGCGATGCGCGCCCGGCTCGCGGTCGCCCGGGACATCACCTCCGGGGAGCGGCACGAGTTCGCCCGGCGGTGGAACGGGATCGTGGGGCTCTAG
- a CDS encoding gamma-aminobutyraldehyde dehydrogenase, protein MSTELGRLRTLRNYVDGEFRDAVDGRTTEVVNPATGEAYATAPLSGQADVDAAMAAAEAAFPGWRDTTPAERQKALLKIADAFEERAEELIAAEVENTGKPIGLTRSEEIPPMVDQIRFFAGAARMLEGRSAGEYMEGMTSIVRREPVGVCAQVAPWNYPMMMAVWKFAPAIAAGNTVVLKPSDTTPASTVLMAEIIGAILPKGVFNVITGDRDTGRLMVEHPVPAMASITGSVRAGMSVAESASRDLKRVHLELGGKAPVVVFADTDIAKAVEDISVAGFFNAGQDCTAATRVLVQEGIHDEFVAALAKAAAETKTGQPDDEDVLYGPLNNPNQLKQVAGFIERLPAHAKVEAGGHQVGEKGYFYAPTVVSGLKQDDEIIQKEVFGPVITVQSFSDEGQAVEWANGVEYALASSVWTKDHGRAMRMSKALDFGCVWINTHIPLVAEMPHGGFKKSGYGKDLSGYGFDDYTRIKHVMTSLD, encoded by the coding sequence GTGAGCACCGAGCTGGGTCGACTGCGCACGCTACGAAACTACGTCGACGGGGAATTCCGTGACGCCGTCGACGGACGGACCACCGAGGTGGTCAACCCCGCGACGGGCGAGGCCTACGCGACCGCGCCCCTGTCCGGTCAGGCCGATGTCGACGCGGCGATGGCCGCCGCCGAGGCCGCGTTCCCGGGCTGGCGGGACACGACCCCGGCCGAGCGCCAGAAGGCCCTGCTGAAGATCGCCGACGCGTTCGAGGAGCGGGCCGAGGAACTCATCGCGGCGGAGGTGGAGAACACGGGCAAGCCCATCGGGCTGACCCGCTCCGAGGAGATCCCGCCGATGGTGGACCAGATCCGCTTCTTCGCGGGCGCCGCACGGATGCTGGAGGGCCGTTCGGCCGGCGAGTACATGGAGGGCATGACCTCGATCGTCCGCCGTGAGCCGGTCGGTGTCTGCGCCCAGGTCGCGCCGTGGAACTACCCGATGATGATGGCCGTGTGGAAGTTCGCGCCGGCGATCGCCGCGGGCAACACGGTCGTGCTGAAGCCGTCGGACACGACGCCCGCGTCGACCGTCCTGATGGCCGAGATCATCGGAGCGATCCTGCCCAAGGGCGTCTTCAACGTCATCACCGGCGACCGTGACACCGGCCGGCTGATGGTCGAGCACCCGGTCCCGGCCATGGCGTCCATCACCGGGTCCGTGCGGGCCGGCATGTCCGTCGCCGAGTCCGCGTCCAGGGACCTCAAGCGGGTCCACCTGGAGCTGGGCGGCAAGGCGCCGGTCGTCGTCTTCGCCGACACCGACATCGCCAAGGCCGTCGAGGACATCTCGGTGGCGGGCTTCTTCAACGCCGGGCAGGACTGTACGGCCGCGACCCGTGTCCTCGTCCAGGAGGGTATCCACGACGAGTTCGTGGCCGCGCTCGCGAAGGCGGCGGCCGAGACGAAGACCGGGCAGCCGGACGACGAGGACGTGCTGTACGGCCCGCTCAACAACCCCAACCAGCTCAAGCAGGTCGCTGGGTTCATCGAGCGGCTGCCGGCCCACGCCAAGGTCGAGGCCGGTGGCCACCAGGTCGGTGAGAAGGGGTACTTCTACGCGCCGACCGTCGTCTCCGGGCTGAAGCAGGACGACGAGATCATCCAGAAGGAGGTCTTCGGGCCGGTCATCACCGTGCAGTCCTTCTCCGACGAGGGACAGGCCGTCGAGTGGGCGAACGGCGTGGAGTACGCGCTGGCCTCGTCGGTGTGGACGAAGGACCACGGGCGGGCCATGCGGATGTCGAAGGCGCTGGACTTCGGGTGTGTGTGGATCAACACGCACATCCCGCTTGTCGCGGAGATGCCGCACGGCGGGTTCAAGAAGTCCGGGTACGGCAAGGACCTCTCGGGTTACGGGTTCGACGACTACACGCGGATCAAGCACGTGATGACGTCGCTGGACTGA
- a CDS encoding Lrp/AsnC family transcriptional regulator, whose amino-acid sequence MHSVPVASRSSDQKDSKDSREPREPRNGTPQLDAVSLAIVEQLQEDGRRPYAAIGKAVGLSEAAVRQRVQKLLDQGVMQIVAVTDPLTVGFRRQAMLGINVDGDLDPVADALTAMSEVEYIVITAGSFDLMAEVVCEDDDHLLEVINKRIRTLPGVRSTESFVYLKLKKQTYMWGTR is encoded by the coding sequence GTGCACAGTGTGCCCGTGGCCAGTCGAAGCTCAGACCAGAAGGACTCCAAGGACTCCAGGGAGCCCAGGGAGCCCAGGAACGGCACTCCCCAGTTGGACGCCGTCTCCCTCGCCATCGTCGAGCAGCTGCAGGAGGACGGCCGTCGGCCGTACGCCGCGATCGGCAAGGCCGTCGGCCTCTCCGAGGCGGCCGTGCGCCAGCGCGTCCAGAAGCTGCTCGACCAGGGCGTGATGCAGATCGTCGCCGTCACCGACCCGCTCACCGTGGGTTTCCGGCGGCAGGCGATGCTCGGCATCAACGTCGACGGCGATCTGGATCCCGTGGCGGACGCCCTGACGGCCATGTCGGAGGTCGAGTACATCGTGATCACCGCCGGCTCCTTCGACCTGATGGCGGAGGTCGTCTGCGAGGACGACGACCACCTCCTGGAGGTCATCAACAAGCGCATCCGGACACTGCCCGGCGTCCGTTCCACCGAGAGCTTCGTCTACCTCAAGCTCAAGAAGCAGACCTATATGTGGGGAACCCGATAA
- a CDS encoding aspartate aminotransferase family protein, with translation MSPKDLSQTAYDHLWMHFTRMSSYENSPVPTIVRGEGTYIYDDKGKRYLDGLAGLFVVQAGHGRTELAETAFKQAQELAFFPVWSYAHPKAVELAERIASHAPGDLNKVFFTTGGGEAVETAWKLAKQYFKLQGKPTKYKVISRAVAYHGTPQGALSITGLPALKAPFEPLVPGAHKVPNTNIYRAPIFGDDPEAFGRWAADQIEQQILFEGPETVAAVFLEPVQNAGGCFPPPPGYFQRVREICDQYDVLLVSDEVICAFGRLGTMFACDKFGYVPDMITCAKGMTSGYSPIGACVVSDRIAEPFYKGDNTFLHGYTFGGHPVSAAVGLANLDLFEREKLNQHVLDNEAAFRSTLEKLHDLPIVGDVRGSGYFYGIELVKDKATKESFDDDETERVLYGFLSKKLFENGLYCRADDRGDPVVQLAPPLISDQSTFDEIEQILRATLTEAWTLL, from the coding sequence GTGAGCCCCAAGGATCTCAGCCAGACCGCGTACGACCACCTGTGGATGCACTTCACCCGCATGTCCTCGTACGAGAACTCCCCGGTCCCCACCATCGTCCGGGGCGAGGGCACGTACATCTACGACGACAAGGGCAAGCGGTACCTCGACGGTCTCGCCGGTCTCTTCGTGGTCCAGGCCGGCCACGGCCGCACCGAGCTGGCGGAGACCGCGTTCAAGCAGGCGCAGGAGCTGGCCTTCTTCCCGGTGTGGTCGTACGCCCACCCGAAGGCCGTCGAGCTGGCGGAACGTATCGCCTCCCATGCGCCCGGCGATCTGAACAAGGTCTTCTTCACCACCGGCGGCGGCGAGGCGGTCGAGACCGCCTGGAAGCTCGCCAAGCAGTACTTCAAGCTCCAGGGCAAGCCGACCAAGTACAAGGTCATCTCCCGTGCCGTCGCCTACCACGGCACCCCGCAGGGCGCCCTGTCCATCACCGGCCTGCCGGCGCTGAAGGCCCCCTTCGAGCCGCTGGTGCCGGGCGCGCACAAGGTCCCCAACACCAACATCTACCGCGCCCCGATCTTCGGCGACGACCCCGAGGCCTTCGGCCGCTGGGCCGCCGACCAGATCGAGCAGCAGATCCTCTTCGAGGGCCCCGAGACGGTCGCGGCCGTCTTCCTGGAGCCGGTGCAGAACGCGGGCGGCTGTTTCCCGCCGCCGCCCGGCTACTTCCAGCGGGTCCGCGAGATCTGCGACCAGTACGACGTGCTGCTGGTGTCGGACGAGGTCATCTGCGCCTTCGGCCGGCTCGGCACGATGTTCGCCTGCGACAAGTTCGGCTACGTCCCGGACATGATCACCTGCGCCAAGGGCATGACCTCGGGCTACTCGCCGATCGGCGCCTGTGTCGTCTCGGACCGCATAGCCGAGCCCTTCTACAAGGGTGACAACACCTTCCTGCACGGCTACACCTTCGGCGGCCACCCGGTCTCCGCGGCCGTCGGCCTCGCCAACCTCGACCTGTTCGAGCGCGAGAAGCTCAACCAGCACGTCCTCGACAACGAGGCGGCCTTCCGGTCCACCCTGGAGAAGCTCCACGACCTGCCGATCGTCGGCGACGTCCGCGGCAGCGGCTACTTCTACGGAATCGAGCTGGTCAAGGACAAGGCGACGAAGGAGAGCTTCGACGACGACGAGACCGAGCGGGTCCTCTACGGCTTCCTGTCGAAGAAGCTGTTCGAGAACGGCCTCTACTGCCGGGCCGACGACCGCGGCGACCCGGTCGTCCAGCTCGCCCCGCCGCTGATCTCCGACCAGTCGACCTTCGACGAGATCGAACAGATCCTGCGCGCGACGCTGACGGAGGCGTGGACCCTGCTGTAG